The following is a genomic window from Bacillota bacterium.
GCTGGTTACACCGGCCTCCAGGGCTTGGATAGTGCCGGCGGTGCCAGTACAGTGGGCGGCGACGTAAGTGCCGTGGCGACGGGCTTCTTCCACAATTGCTTTTACCTCTTCAAAGGAGAACTGGACATCGTCCAGGCCGTCGGCCAAGCTTGAAACCCCGCCGGTGGCGCTGATCTTAATGAATTTAGCGCCAATCCGAAACTGGCTGCGGGTGCCTTTGAGGCATTCATCGACTCCGTCCACCAACAGGGTAATCGGATTCTGACGCTGGCAGTGCTCCACCGAGAAATTGGTATCCATGTCGCCATGGCCGGCGGTGACACTGAGTAGGCGGCCACCGGGCATAATCCGCGGCCCGCGGGTGAATCCCTTGTCAATCGATTTCGCTAGGTACGGTCCGAACATACTCATATCCCGGGCGCCGGTAAAGCCGGCATCCAGCAGAATCCCCACCCCGTGGGCAGCCTGGAGAATCAGTTCATGATGAGACGTTGTGTAGATATTGCCTCCGAAACCACCGGTAAAATGCGTATGACAGTCGATAAAACCGGGCAGAATCGTGCCGTCATTGACTTCAATCACCTCGGCCTCTGGCGGTATAGAAATCTGTTCACGCGGGCCGACACTTTCGATTTTACCATCCCGAACCAGCACAGTTCCCTGCTCCACAGCTTCCCCGGCAACACCATCGATTACCCTGCCTTTAAGTGCGTATACGCTCATCATCATTCCCCCAATTAGATTAAAATTTATTGACTCATGCTTCACTACTCAGATTAGACATCCATAGATTTAGCTATATTACCGATAATTTTTATATGCCTGGCGGACTGACATCTTTCCCGCCGGCGCAGTTTCTGTTATCATAACTTTAACTATATAAAGCGGGCCCACTATCCAGCAAGGAGTGTACACAAATGACCTGGAAGCCGGATAAAGCTTCACCAATTCCGCTGTATGAACAGATTAAGAAATATCTTAAAAAACAAATCATGAATGAATGCTGGCCGGTGGGTTCCAAAATTCCTACCCAGCGACAGTTGGCGCAGCAATTTGCCGTAAACCGAAGCACGGTGACTGCGGCAATCCAAGACCTGATAGCCGAAGGACTGCTGGAGGGAAACACCCGCGGCGGGACAGTTGTCACCGCCAATGTCTGGTCTCAGCTTCCGGGCAACCCGCGGCCGGACTGGCAATCGTACATCCGCGCCGGCACCTACCAGCCGGATTTCTCGGCCGCCGACCAGATAAACAAATACTTTTCCTCCCAGGCCATCAGGTTGGGAGCGGCGGAACTCTCGCCATCCCTTTATCCTCGACAACTGATGGAAGATTCCGTAACGAAAGCGATAAAACGGGCGGACTCCCTGGGCTATGAACATGGCCAGGGCTCGTATGAACTGCGCAAAGAACTGAGTGCCTATCTAGCCACATCCGGGGTCGAAGCCCCGCCAGAACAAATCCTCATCGTCTCCGGCGCGCTCCAGGCCCTGAACCTGATCGCCCTGGGCATGGTCTACCGGGGCTCAACTATTCTCACCGAAAACCCTTCTTACCTGTACTCAATCAACCTGCCGGGCCCGGTGGACCTGCGGGTCTACGGCGTGCCCATGGACGCGGAGGGCATCCAGGCAAGTACCATCATCAAGCGCCGGCGGATGACCAACGCCGCCATGTTGTATACGATTCCATCCTTCCACAATCCCACCGGTATCTCGATGAGTGCTGCCCGCAAGCAAGAGCTAATCGCGATCTGCGAAGCGGAACGGCTACCGGTGATTGAAGACGATACCTACAGAGAACTATATTTTGGCGCCGAGGCGCCAAAACCGCTCAAGGCCTATGACCGCAACGAGCTGGTCCTGTTTGTCGGCAGCATGTCCAAGATGTTCAGCCCCGGCCTGCGTATCGGCTGGGTGGTGGGCAATCAGGCCGCCATCAAACGGCTGGCAGATATCAAAACCCAGCTGGACTTTGGCGCCAGCTCCCTGTCCCAACTGACGGTGACCGAACTTTTGGCAAGCGGTGGCCTCGATGCCTATCTCCAGAATTTGCGCAAAGAGCTTAAAGCCCGGCGCGACCTGGCCCTGCGGGCCCTGGACCGCCACTGCCGGGAGCTGGCAGATTGGCAAATCCCTAGCGGCGGTTTCTTCATCTGGCTCAAGTTAAAGCAAGCGCTGTCCATGCAAAAACTCTTCGATACCTGCCTTAAACGGGGTGTGCTTATCAACCCCGGCAGCAGCTACCTTGCCCAATCAAATCAGCACATCCGCATCTCATTCGCCTATGCCGACCATGCGGACTTATTCACCGGCATCCGGATACTATCGGAAGAGATCCAAAAGCTGAGCACCAATCCAGCGGCCCGTTAAGGGCCCTTTTTTATTGCTATCCGGCCGAACCTTCCGCGAGCTCGTTTAAATACTTATAAATTGTATACCGGGATACATTCAGGCGCTCGGAGACATAGGGCACGGATTTCTGAAATGAAAAGGCGTTCTTCTCCTCCAGCATCGCAATCAGCTGCAGGCGGTCCGCCTTTTTAAACGCCGATATTGGTTTGCCAATCGCGGCCACGCATTCGGCAAAGATATCGTTGAGCAAGTTGTCGCTTGATAGTGCGATGGCGCTGCGCAAATCCGGCCCGACACTGACGAAATCCGCCAGGGCGCTGGACGCGAATGCCAGCTCGGTGAAGTCGAAATTAATCCCCAAAGCCAGGCTGTAATCCTCACCGACCAAATTAAAGGTCGAGCTTTTGATCTTCTTACCCTCAGGTGTAGTGACAAGCATATTGATATAGTCGTATGTGATTAGGGCCATATTCAATTTTCCGCCTGCTGAAGTGTCCGCCTCCCCGGATGTTCCCGGGGCTTCAATTTTGTTATGCCCGCCGAGAATGTCCACCGTTGAGCCCACTTGACGGCCGGAAACATGACCATTATAGATCGCAAGGATAGGGTGGTCAGGTCTCGACATGTCATGCACCAAGGTTTCACAGGAAGAGCCAAACATTTCCGCCAGTCCTTTTGCCGTCCGGCTGAGGAATTCCAAGGCCTCTTGCTTATTCATCTTCTTCCCCCCAAGTAAAGATTTGCAGCTAGTTCTCGCCCGTTCAAGTTACCATATTAATCCATATACGTCCAGATAGGCTGCGCTAAACATGGTAACAGGCGACAAAATGACCCGGCTCCACTTCCCGCAGCTCCGGCGCAGCTTCGGCGCAGAGTGGCGAAGCCAAGGGACAACGCCCAATAAACCGACAGCCGGCTTCGGGATTAACCGGACTGGGCACATCCCCTGCCAGTAGAATCCGGGAGCGGGCCTGCTCGAACTCGGGGTCGGCAACCGGAACCGCGGATAAAAGCGCCTTGGTATACGGGTGCTGAGGATTAGTATAGAGCGCTTCCGAAGCGGCCAGTTCCGCAATCATTCCCAGATACATGACGGCGGTCCTG
Proteins encoded in this region:
- a CDS encoding amidohydrolase family protein, which translates into the protein MSVYALKGRVIDGVAGEAVEQGTVLVRDGKIESVGPREQISIPPEAEVIEVNDGTILPGFIDCHTHFTGGFGGNIYTTSHHELILQAAHGVGILLDAGFTGARDMSMFGPYLAKSIDKGFTRGPRIMPGGRLLSVTAGHGDMDTNFSVEHCQRQNPITLLVDGVDECLKGTRSQFRIGAKFIKISATGGVSSLADGLDDVQFSFEEVKAIVEEARRHGTYVAAHCTGTAGTIQALEAGVTSIEHGVFLDERCIELMVKNDATLVTTLSVSLGIPNMKNFLPPHVYEKGVQCAEANLRSIEMARKAGIRIALGTDFSNSKNSPYAENGKEFVSMVKAGLTPMEAIWAGTRNAAHLMKLESEIGTLEAGKLADIVIVEGNPLADISVLAHKDSVKVVLKDGVVEKNALA
- a CDS encoding transcriptional regulator gives rise to the protein MNKQEALEFLSRTAKGLAEMFGSSCETLVHDMSRPDHPILAIYNGHVSGRQVGSTVDILGGHNKIEAPGTSGEADTSAGGKLNMALITYDYINMLVTTPEGKKIKSSTFNLVGEDYSLALGINFDFTELAFASSALADFVSVGPDLRSAIALSSDNLLNDIFAECVAAIGKPISAFKKADRLQLIAMLEEKNAFSFQKSVPYVSERLNVSRYTIYKYLNELAEGSAG
- a CDS encoding PLP-dependent aminotransferase family protein; its protein translation is MTWKPDKASPIPLYEQIKKYLKKQIMNECWPVGSKIPTQRQLAQQFAVNRSTVTAAIQDLIAEGLLEGNTRGGTVVTANVWSQLPGNPRPDWQSYIRAGTYQPDFSAADQINKYFSSQAIRLGAAELSPSLYPRQLMEDSVTKAIKRADSLGYEHGQGSYELRKELSAYLATSGVEAPPEQILIVSGALQALNLIALGMVYRGSTILTENPSYLYSINLPGPVDLRVYGVPMDAEGIQASTIIKRRRMTNAAMLYTIPSFHNPTGISMSAARKQELIAICEAERLPVIEDDTYRELYFGAEAPKPLKAYDRNELVLFVGSMSKMFSPGLRIGWVVGNQAAIKRLADIKTQLDFGASSLSQLTVTELLASGGLDAYLQNLRKELKARRDLALRALDRHCRELADWQIPSGGFFIWLKLKQALSMQKLFDTCLKRGVLINPGSSYLAQSNQHIRISFAYADHADLFTGIRILSEEIQKLSTNPAAR